One Cucumis sativus cultivar 9930 chromosome 1, Cucumber_9930_V3, whole genome shotgun sequence DNA segment encodes these proteins:
- the LOC116404356 gene encoding uncharacterized protein LOC116404356: protein MKGVMRFAKKGKLSPRFVGPFEILERIGVMAYCLALPSSLSPVHNVFHVSMLRKCVADSSHVVDYEPLEIDEKLSYVEQPVEILAREVKMLRNRSTPLVKVLWRNHRIEEATWKREDEMKTRYPELLQD from the coding sequence ATGAAGGGTGTTATGCGTTTTGCgaagaaaggaaagttgaGTCCTCGTTTCGTTGGACCGTTTGAGATTTTAGAGAGAATTGGTGTTATGGCGTATTGTTTGGCATTACCATCATCTCTCTCTCcagttcataatgttttccatgtttcGATGTTGAGAAAGTGCGTAGCAGATTCATCTCATGTAGTGGATTATGAACCACTAGAGATTGACGAGAAATTGAGCTATGTGGAGCAACCTGTGGAGATTCTGGCTAGAGAGGTGAAGATGCTTCGTAATAGAAGCACTCCATTAGTAAAGGTTTTGTGGCGGAATCATCGAATTGAAGAGGCGACATGGAAGCGAGAGGATGAGATGAAAACTCGCTATCCGGAGTTACTTCAAGATTAG
- the LOC105434500 gene encoding serine/threonine-protein phosphatase 7 long form homolog, protein MQLDWHLITALIERWKLETHTFHMPCGECTITLLDVAVQLGLLVDGELVVGSLNYDWKDVDVVSIRDTLVHTQLIGGFLFADKSNTLVHCIFLSLLIDFDQADTYAWGATCLAWLYRKLCRASSTWSLEIINPLMFLQV, encoded by the exons ATGCAGTTGGACTGGCACTTGATTACTGCTTTGATTGAGCGATGGAAACTAGAGACCCACACCTTTCATATGCCTTGTGGGGAATGCACGATTACTCTACTTGATGTTGCGGTCCAGTTGGGGTTACTAGTGGATGGTGAGCTTGTGGTAGGATCGTTGAACTATGACTGGAAG GATGTTGATGTTGTGAGCATTCGAGATACGCTTGTGCATACACAGTTGATTGGAGGTTTTCTGTTTGCTGATAAATCAAACACTCTAGTCCACTGTATATTTCTTTCGCTCTTAATCGATTTTGATCAGGCTGATACGTATGCTTGGGGTGCTACATGTCTAGCATGGTTGTACAGGAAATTGTGTCGAGCGAGTAGTACATGGTCTTTAGAGATTATCAACCCATTGATGTTTTTGCAAGTATAG